A single region of the Oryzias latipes chromosome 19, ASM223467v1 genome encodes:
- the pnpo gene encoding pyridoxine-5'-phosphate oxidase: protein MRRILSAKLLNHFSLLGKTSPSQHCLPAWKQNTFALNFCRKSTTDGTTMDLSNMRKKYKGDAECFEESQLVSFDPIKQFGNWFDEATKCPEIGEANAMCLATANRDGRPSARMVLLKGYSNEGFRFFSNYESRKGTELESNPNACLVFYWEPLNRQIRIEGSVERIPFQSSCDYFHSRPKSSQIGAVVSRQSTPVPNRDYLRQKNAELEEKYKDKEVPMPDYWGGYLVKPHLIEFWQGQTNRLHDRIVFTRMKEGEKLGEFQHEGEAGWVYQRLAP from the exons ATGAGGCGCATACTCAGTGCGAAATTATTAAATCATTTTAGTCTGCTGGGAAAAACTAGCCCCTCTCAGCACTGCCTGCCAGCGTGGAAACAAAACACGTTTGCTTtgaatttctgcagaaaatcTACAACAGACGGAACCACCATGGATTTGAGCAACATGAGGAAGAAGTACAAAGGAGACGCAGAG TGCTTTGAGGAGAGTCAGCTCGTGTCTTTTGACCCAATCAAACAGTTTGGAAATTGGTTTGATGAAGCCACAAAGTGTCCTGAAATTGGGGAGGCAAATGCTATGTGCCTTGCCACTGCCAACAG GGATGGACGTCCATCAGCTCGTATGGTCCTCCTGAAAGGTTACAGTAATGAAGGTTTCCGTTTCTTTTCCAACTACGAGAGCAGAAAAGGTACAGAATTG GAGAGTAATCCAAATGCCTGCTTGGTCTTCTATTGGGAGCCCCTTAACAGACAG ATTCGAATTGAGGGCTCAGTGGAGCGGATCCCCTTTCAGAGCTCCTGTGATTACTTCCATTCACGACCCAAGAGCAGCCAGATCGGAGCTGttgtgagcagacagagcaCTCCAGTGCCCAACAGAGAT TATCTACGGCAGAAGAATGCAGAACTGGAGGAGAAGTACAAGGACAAGGAGGTTCCTATGCCTGACTACTG GGGCGGTTACCTTGTAAAGCCTCACCTCATAGAGTTCTGGCAAGGTCAAACCAATAGACTTCACGACCGCATTGTTTTCACTCGAATGAAGGAGGGGGAGAAACTGGGAGAGTTTCAGCACGAGGGGGAGGCAGGCTGGGTGTACCAGCGTCTGGCTCCATGA
- the prr15l gene encoding proline-rich protein 15-like protein: MADSSWWKLTFSRKKKSESKVLYEIPAEYGSNNGNKEHPGAAPDSMDSQINARLEKIVDKSASKGRHVKVSHSGRYKEKKRVRATLVENPNLFPEKDPADENHKKKTDK, encoded by the coding sequence ATGGCTGACTCAAGCTGGTGGAAGTTGACCTTCTCAAGGAAGAAAAAGTCAGAATCCAAGGTTCTGTACGAGATTCCCGCAGAGTATGGCAGCAACAACGGAAACAAGGAGCATCCAGGTGCCGCTCCTGACAGCATGGACAGCCAGATAAATGCCAGGCTGGAGAAGATCGTAGACAAATCCGCCTCCAAGGGCCGTCATGTTAAGGTCTCACATTCTGGTCGCTACAAGGAGAAGAAGAGAGTACGGGCCACGCTGGTGGAAAATCCAAATCTGTTTCCAGAGAAGGACCCAGCGGATGAGAATCACAAAAAGAAGACTGATAAATAG
- the mrpl10 gene encoding 39S ribosomal protein L10, mitochondrial has product MAATLCAKLLPKQGWLPLSVSVRHGSKAVTRHRRPQHILKKKLLAVTEYIPPTRDAPPGAYPHQIKRGQEECTGLMLLIKEDLKKVFQDYKMIAVVQNNNSNTDDMLTLRHRLHKHGISVKFFPNQVMHLFLGDSIYGSMAPLFIGPTVLFVSKTPKLREMLSTLRVSPQMTLLGACIDNTLLSVQGVLHYSKLPSMTVVQGELVSGLTMLTSHTVSVLQRHPGQLSALLQQYIKQQSSETTSEAKTESAT; this is encoded by the exons ATGGCGGCGACCTTGTGTGCAAAACTGTTACCAAAACAGG GATGGCTGCCTCTCTCAGTCAGTGTTCGGCATGGCTCCAAGGCGGTGACCCGCCACAGAAGACCTCAACATATTCTCAAAAAGAAGCTTCTGGCTGTCACGGAGTACATTCCCCCCACGAGGGATGCTCCTCCCGGCGCCTACCCGCATCAGATCAAACGGGGGCAGGAGGAG TGTACCGGCTTGATGTTGCTCATTAAGGAGGATTTGAAGAAGGTCTTCCAAGATTATAAAATGATCGCTGTGGTCCagaacaacaacagcaacacagACGACATGTTGACTCTCAGGCACAGGCTCCACAAACATGGCATCAGTGTCAAGTTCTTCCCCAACCAG GTGATGCATTTGTTCCTGGGCGACTCTATTTACGGCAGCATGGCTCCTTTGTTCATCGGCCCAACTGTTCTGTTTGTCAGTAAGACGCCAAAGCTGCGGGAGATGCTCTCGACCCTGAGGGTCAGCCCACAGATGACTCTGTTAG GAGCCTGCATAGATAACACACTGCTGAGTGTCCAGGGCGTCCTACACTACTCCAAACTGCCTTCGATGACGGTCGTACAGGGCGAGCTGGTCAGCGGTCTGACGATGCTGACCTCACACACTGTGTCTGTGTTGCAGCGCCACCCAGGCCAGCTGTCCGCCCTGCTCCAGCAGTACATCAAACAGCAGAGCTCGGAGACCACTTCAGAAGCTAAAACCGAGTCAGCTACGTAG